The following coding sequences lie in one Arabidopsis thaliana chromosome 3, partial sequence genomic window:
- a CDS encoding Terpenoid cyclases/Protein prenyltransferases superfamily protein (Terpenoid cyclases/Protein prenyltransferases superfamily protein; FUNCTIONS IN: lyase activity, magnesium ion binding; INVOLVED IN: metabolic process; EXPRESSED IN: embryo, sepal, pedicel; EXPRESSED DURING: 4 anthesis, C globular stage; CONTAINS InterPro DOMAIN/s: Terpene synthase, metal-binding domain (InterPro:IPR005630), Terpenoid synthase (InterPro:IPR008949), Terpenoid cylases/protein prenyltransferase alpha-alpha toroid (InterPro:IPR008930), Terpene synthase-like (InterPro:IPR001906); BEST Arabidopsis thaliana protein match is: Terpenoid cyclases/Protein prenyltransferases superfamily protein (TAIR:AT3G14540.1); Has 1704 Blast hits to 1673 proteins in 177 species: Archae - 0; Bacteria - 0; Metazoa - 0; Fungi - 0; Plants - 1700; Viruses - 0; Other Eukaryotes - 4 (source: NCBI BLink).): protein MDATRTFFGLPNVHNVPLCLTSNLSLFPQRLLQKHTLPLKPAKKHHLVCVRSTKSSDDLEGSRPSTYFSPSLWGDHFLSVSLDRGEFDELEREIETMKPLVKDMLMSSQSSDKEKIRLIHLLVSLGSSYHFDKEIQDILKHSFTKLDDIIVGEDDLETISIMFEVFRLYGHKMSCDAFDRFRGEDGRFKESLAKDVRGMLQLFEVAHLGTPSEDIMDEASSFAQNHLDSWIGGNVSGATPHLLKHIQNSLYIPRYCNIEVLVAREYISYYEQEEGHNKILLKFAKLNFNFCQFHYIQELKTLTKWWKDLDLASKLPYIRDRLVESHLGGLGPYFEPHYSLGRIIVAKIIMTMVVVDDTYDAHATVPEVAVLTECLQRLNIGADDKLPDYLRTVLESVFEVMGEIEQEMRPKGRSYGVKQVLERFKNVAKADKQLTEWARTGDVPSFDEYMKVGLVTAGMDGYAGYCFIGMEDVSEKEAFEWLSSNPLIIQALNVMFRLANDVGTYETEINRGEVANGLNCYMKQYGVTKEEASQELRKIYSNNKKVVMEEFMNSHDHVPRQVLLRCLNFARLFDVMYTEGDGYSEPKGKIEHFMTSLYVHPIPLS from the exons ATGGACGCAACAAGAACGTTTTTTGGTCTTCCTAACGTTCACAACGTTCCTCTCTGTCTCACGTccaacctctctctctttcctcagCGTTTGCTTCAAAAGCACACTCTTCCCCTGAAACCGGCAAAAAAACACCACTTGGTATGTGTAAGGTCTACAAAGAGTAGTGATGATCTTGAGGGTAGTCGTCCTTCAACGTACTTTTCTCCCTCTCTTTGGGGAGAtcactttctctctgtttcccTCGACCGCGGT GAATTTGATGAActagaaagagagattgaaactATGAAGCCACTGGTGAAAGACATGCTCATGTCTTCTCAAAGCAGCGACAAGGAGAAGATTCGTCTAATCCATTTGCTCGTTAGCCTCGGGAGCTCTTATCATTTTGATAAGGAGATTCAAGATATCCTTAAACACAGTTTCACAAAGTTGGATGACATAATAGTTGGGGAAGATGATTTGGAGACAATCTCCATCATGTTTGAGGTCTTTAGACTATACGGTCACAAGATGTCTTGTG ATGCCTTTGATAGATTCAGAGGTGAAGATGGGAGGTTCAAGGAGAGTCTAGCCAAAGATGTTAGAGGAATGCTACAGTTGTTCGAAGTCGCGCATCTAGGAACACCCTCTGAAGATATAATGGACGAAGCATCGAGTTTCGCCCAGAATCACTTGGATTCTTGGATAGGTGGTAACGTATCCGGTGCAACTCCCCATCTCTTGAAGCATATACAAAACTCATTATACATACCTCGATACTGTAACATAGAAGTACTAGTGGcaagagaatatatatcttactacgaacaagaagaaggtCACAACAAGATCCTGCTCAAGTTTGCAAAGCTTAACTTCAACTTTTGCCAGTTTCATTATATCCAAGAACTCAAAACTCTCACCAA ATGGTGGAAGGACCTAGATCTTGCATCTAAGTTACCTTACATTAGGGATAGACTTGTAGAGAGCCATCTCGGGGGTTTGGGGCCGTACTTCGAGCCACACTATTCTCTTGGGAGGATCATAGTGGCTAAAATCATCATGACCATGGTTGTTGTGGATGACACTTATGATGCACATGCAACTGTACCCGAAGTTGCGGTTCTTACCGAATGTTTGCAGAG GTTGAATATTGGTGCCGATGATAAACTTCCGGACTATTTACGAACAGTCCTCGAAAGTGTGTTTGAAGTTATGGGAGAGATTGAACAAGAAATGAGACCGAAAGGACGATCATACGGCGTGAAACAAGTGTTGGAAAGG TTCAAGAACGTAGCAAAGGCGGACAAACAGTTAACAGAGTGGGCACGAACGGGCGACGTACCATCCTTTGATGAGTACATGAAAGTTGGGTTGGTGACAGCTGGGATGGATGGTTATGCAGGATATTGCTTTATAGGAATGGAAGATGTCAGTGAAAAGGAAGCTTTTGAGTGGCTCAGTTCCAATCCCCTAATCATCCAAGCGCTAAATGTAATGTTCCGTTTAGCAAATGACGTAGGAACCTACGAG ACCGAGATAAACAGAGGAGAGGTGGCTAATGGGCTCAACTGTTACATGAAACAATATGGAGtcaccaaagaagaagcatccCAAGAGTTGCGTAAAATAtacagcaacaacaaaaaagtggTTATGGAGGAGTTCATGAACTCACATGACCATGTGCCACGCCAGGTTCTGCTGCGATGCCTCAACTTTGCACGCCTCTTCGATGTGATGTACACGGAGGGTGATGGATACAGTGAACCCAAAGGCAAAATCGAACACTTTATGACCTCCTTGTACGTCCACCCAATACCCCTTTCATAA
- a CDS encoding Terpenoid cyclases/Protein prenyltransferases superfamily protein → MEATRMGFGGLSVPLSLTPNLSLIPQRLLDKHNLSLKPVKIHHLVCVRSTKSSDDLETSRPSTYFSPSLWGDHFLSVSLDHAEFVELEREIETMKPLVKDMLMSSQSSDKEKIRLIHLLVSLGSSYHFDKEIQDILKHSFTKLDGIIVEEDDLETISIMFEVFRLYGHKMSCDAFDRFRGGDGRFKESLAKDVRGMLQLFEVAHLGTLSEDIMDEALRFTRNHLESLTSGNVSSASPHILKHIQNSLYIPRYCNIEVLVAREYISYYEQEEGYNEILLKFAKLNFNFCQCHYIQEIKTLTKWWKDLDLASKLPYIRDRSVESHLGGLGPYFEPQYSLGRIIVAKTIMIIVVADDTYDAHATIPEATVLTEYFQRLNIGADDKLSGYLRIVLESVFEVMGEIEQEMSPKGRSYSVKQVLERFKIIAKAYKQLTEWARKGHVPTFDEYMKVGLVTAGMGDYAGYCFIGMEDINEKEAFEWLNSNPLLIDALNVLFRIANDVGTYEVHRKS, encoded by the exons ATGGAAGCAACAAGAATGGGTTTTGGTGGTCTTAGCgttcctctctctctcacgcCCAACCTCTCTCTCATTCCTCAGCGTTTGCTTGACAAGCACAATCTTTCCCTGAAACCGGTAAAGATACACCACTTGGTATGTGTAAGGTCTACTAAGAGTAGTGATGATCTTGAGACTAGTCGTCCTTCGACGTacttttctccttctctttggGGAGAtcactttctctctgtttcccTCGACCACGCT GAATTTGTTGAActagaaagagagattgaaactATGAAGCCGCTGGTGAAAGACATGCTCATGTCTTCTCAAAGCAGCGACAAGGAGAAGATTCGTCTCATCCATTTGCTCGTTAGCCTCGGGAGCTCTTATCATTTTGATAAGGAGATTCAAGATATCCTTAAACACAGTTTCACAAAGTTGGATGGCATAATAGTTGAGGAAGATGATTTGGAAACAATCTCCATTATGTTTGAGGTCTTTAGGCTATACGGTCATAAGATGTCTTGTG aTGCCTTTGATAGATTCAGAGGTGGAGATGGGAGGTTTAAAGAGAGTCTAGCTAAAGATGTTAGAGGAATGCTACAGTTGTTCGAAGTCGCGCATCTAGGAACACTCTCTGAAGATATAATGGATGAAGCATTGAGGTTTACGCGGAATCACTTGGAGTCTTTGACAAGTGGTAACGTATCCAGTGCAAGTCCCCACATCTTGAAGCATATACAAAACTCATTGTACATACCTCGATACTGTAACATAGAAGTACTAGTAGcaagagaatatatatcttactacgaacaagaagaaggttaCAACGAGATCCTGCTAAAGTTTGCAAAACTTAACTTCAACTTTTGCCAGTGTCATTACATCcaagaaatcaaaactctcACCAA ATGGTGGAAGGACTTAGATCTTGCATCTAAACTACCTTACATTAGGGATAGATCTGTAGAGAGCCATCTCGGGGGTCTGGGACCGTACTTCGAGCCACAGTATTCTCTTGGGAGGATCATAGTGGCTAAGACCATCATGATAATCGTTGTTGCGGATGACACATATGATGCACATGCAACTATACCCGAAGCTACGGTTCTTACGGAATATTTTCAGAG GTTGAATATTGGTGCCGATGATAAACTATCAGGCTATTTGAGAATCGTCCTCGAAAGTGTGTTTGAAGTTATGGGAGAGATTGAACAAGAAATGTCACCGAAAGGAAGATCATACAGCGTGAAACAAGTGTTGGAAAGG TTCAAGATCATTGCGAAGGCGTACAAACAGTTGACAGAGTGGGCACGGAAAGGCCACGTACCAACCTTTGATGAGTACATGAAGGTTGGATTGGTGACAGCTGGGATGGGTGATTATGCAGGATATTGCTTTATAGGAATGGAAGATATCAATGAGAAGGAAGCTTTTGAGTGGCTCAATTCCAATCCCCTACTCATCGACGCTCTGAATGTACTGTTCCGTATAGCAAATGACGTAGGAACCTACGAGGTACACCGCAAATCTTAG
- a CDS encoding Polyprenyl synthetase family protein (Polyprenyl synthetase family protein; INVOLVED IN: isoprenoid biosynthetic process; EXPRESSED IN: root; CONTAINS InterPro DOMAIN/s: Polyprenyl synthetase-related (InterPro:IPR017446), Terpenoid synthase (InterPro:IPR008949), Polyprenyl synthetase (InterPro:IPR000092); BEST Arabidopsis thaliana protein match is: geranylgeranyl pyrophosphate synthase 3 (TAIR:AT3G14550.1); Has 16768 Blast hits to 16761 proteins in 2954 species: Archae - 342; Bacteria - 9432; Metazoa - 303; Fungi - 466; Plants - 462; Viruses - 13; Other Eukaryotes - 5750 (source: NCBI BLink).): MRLSTFRSVPLREPLTVQEAVRYSLLAGGKRVRPLLCIAVCELVGGDEATAMSAACAVEMIHTSSLIHDDLPCMDNADLRRGKPTNHKVFGEDMAVLAGDALLALAFEHMTVVSSGLVASERMIRAVVELARAIGTKGLVAGQVVDLSSERLNPHDVGLERLEFIHLHKTAALLEAAAVIGAIMGGGTEEEIEKLRKYARCIGLLFQVVDDILDVTKSTEELGKTAGKDVMAGKLTYPRLIGLERSREVAEKLSREAEEQLLGFESDKAAPLVALASYISCRND; this comes from the exons ATGCGGCTCTCGACGTTTCGATCTGTACCGCTCCGAGAACCCCTCACGGTCCAGGAAGCCGTGCGGTACTCATTGCTAGCGGGCGGAAAACGTGTGAGGCCTCTGCTCTGCATTGCTGTCTGCGAGCTTGTGGGAGGCGACGAGGCTACTGCCATGTCAGCTGCTTGCGCGGTCGAGATGATCCACACAAGCTCTCTCATTCATGACGATCTTCCGTGCATGGACAATGCCGACCTCCGTAGAGGCAAGCCCACCAATCACAAG GTATTTGGAGAAGACATGGCGGTTTTGGCCGGTGATGCGCTTCTTGCTTTGGCGTTTGAGCACATGACGGTTGTGTCGAGTGGGTTGGTCGCTTCCGAGAGGATGATCCGGGCAGTGGTTGAGCTGGCAAGGGCCATAGGGACAAAAGGGTTAGTGGCAGGGCAAGTGGTTGACCTAAGCAGCGAAAGATTGAATCCACACGACGTTGGATTGGAGCGTCTAGAGTTCATCCACCTCCACAAAACGGCGGCGTTGTTGGAGGCAGCAGCGGTTATAGGTGCCATAATGGGAGGtggaacagaggaagagatcGAAAAGCTTAGAAAGTATGCTAGGTGTATTGGACTATTGTTTCAGGTTGTTGATGATATTCTTGACGTAACAAAATCTACAGAGGAATTGGGAAAGACTGCAGGAAAAGACGTAATGGCTGGAAAGCTGACGTATCCAAGGCTGATAGGTTTGGAGAGATCCAGGGAAGTTGCGGAGAAACTGAGCAGAGAAGCCGAGGAGCAGCTTCTAGGGTTTGAGTCTGACAAGGCGGCGCCTCTGGTAGCTCTTGCTAGCTACATTTCTTGCAGAAACGACTGA
- a CDS encoding Terpenoid synthases superfamily protein (Terpenoid synthases superfamily protein; FUNCTIONS IN: farnesyltranstransferase activity; INVOLVED IN: isoprenoid biosynthetic process; LOCATED IN: chloroplast; CONTAINS InterPro DOMAIN/s: Polyprenyl synthetase-related (InterPro:IPR017446), Terpenoid synthase (InterPro:IPR008949), Polyprenyl synthetase (InterPro:IPR000092); BEST Arabidopsis thaliana protein match is: geranylgeranyl pyrophosphate synthase 3 (TAIR:AT3G14550.1); Has 16918 Blast hits to 16911 proteins in 2965 species: Archae - 341; Bacteria - 9533; Metazoa - 310; Fungi - 484; Plants - 460; Viruses - 12; Other Eukaryotes - 5778 (source: NCBI BLink).), whose amino-acid sequence MATTVHLSSSSLFSQSRGRRDNSISSVKSLRKRTVLSLSSALTSQDAGHMIQPEGKSNDNNSAFDFKLYMIRKAESVNAALDVSVPLLKPLTIQEAVRYSLLAGGKRVRPLLCIAACELVGGDEATAMSAACAVEMIHTSSLIHDDLPCMDNADLRRGKPTNHKVYGEDMAVLAGDALLALAFEHMTVVSSGLVAPEKMIRAVVELARAIGTTGLVAGQMIDLASERLNPDKVGLEHLEFIHLHKTAALLEAAAVLGVIMGGGTEQEIEKLRKYARCIGLLFQVVDDILDVTKSTEELGKTAGKDVMAGKLTYPRLIGLEGSREVAEKLRREAEEQLLGFDPSKAAPLVALASYIACRHN is encoded by the exons ATGGCTACTACTGTTCATCTCAGCTCATCCTCCCTCTTCAGCCAAtccagaggaagaagagacaacTCCATATCTTCCGTCAAGAGTCTCCGAAAACGCACCgttttatctctctcttctgcCCTCACCTCACAAGACGCAGGGCACATGATTCAACCAGAGGGAAAAAGCAACGATAACAACTCTGCTTTTGATTTCAAGTTGTATATGATCCGCAAAGCCGAGTCTGTAAATGCGGCTCTCGACGTTTCCGTACCGCTTCTGAAACCCCTTACTATCCAAGAAGCGGTCAGGTACTCTTTGCTAGCGGGCGGAAAACGTGTGAGGCCTCTGCTCTGCATTGCCGCTTGTGAGCTTGTGGGGGGCGACGAGGCTACTGCCATGTCAGCCGCTTGCGCGGTCGAGATGATCCACACAAGCTCTCTCATTCATGACGATCTTCCGTGCATGGACAATGCCGACCTCCGTAGAGGCAAGCCCACCAATCACAAG GTATATGGAGAAGACATGGCGGTTTTGGCGGGTGATGCACTCCTTGCATTGGCGTTTGAGCACATGACGGTTGTGTCGAGTGGGTTGGTCGCTCCCGAGAAGATGATTCGCGCCGTGGTTGAGCTGGCCAGGGCCATAGGGACTACAGGGCTAGTTGCTGGACAAATGATAGACCTAGCCAGCGAAAGATTGAATCCAGACAAGGTTGGATTGGAGCATCTAGAGTTCATCCATCTCCACAAAACGGCGGCATTGTTGGAGGCAGCGGCAGTTTTAGGGGTTATAATGGGAGGTGGAACAGAGCAAGAAATCGAAAAGCTTAGAAAGTATGCTAGGTGTATTGGACTACTGTTTCAGGTTGTTGATGACATTCTCGACGTAACAAAATCTACTGAGGAATTGGGTAAGACAGCCGGAAAAGACGTAATGGCCGGAAAGCTGACGTATCCAAGGCTGATAGGTTTGGAGGGATCCAGGGAAGTTGCAGAGAAACTGAggagagaagcagaggaacAGCTTCTAGGGTTTGATCCAAGTAAGGCGGCGCCTTTGGTGGCTCTTGCCAGCTACATTGCTTGCAGACACAACTGA
- a CDS encoding Terpenoid cyclases/Protein prenyltransferases superfamily protein (Terpenoid cyclases/Protein prenyltransferases superfamily protein; FUNCTIONS IN: lyase activity, magnesium ion binding; INVOLVED IN: metabolic process; CONTAINS InterPro DOMAIN/s: Terpene synthase, metal-binding domain (InterPro:IPR005630), Terpenoid synthase (InterPro:IPR008949), Terpenoid cylases/protein prenyltransferase alpha-alpha toroid (InterPro:IPR008930), Terpene synthase-like (InterPro:IPR001906); BEST Arabidopsis thaliana protein match is: Terpenoid cyclases/Protein prenyltransferases superfamily protein (TAIR:AT3G14520.1); Has 1707 Blast hits to 1675 proteins in 180 species: Archae - 0; Bacteria - 6; Metazoa - 0; Fungi - 0; Plants - 1697; Viruses - 0; Other Eukaryotes - 4 (source: NCBI BLink).), which translates to MEATRMGFGGLSVPLSLTPNLSLIPQRLLDKHNLSLKPVKIHHLVCVRSTKSSDDLETSRPSTYFSPSLWGDHFLSVSLDHAEFVELEREIETMKPLVKDMLMSSQSSDKEKIRLIHLLVSLGSSYHFDKEIQDILKHSFTKLDGIIVEEDDLETISIMFEVFRLYGHKMSCDAFDRFRGGDGRFKESLAKDVRGMLQLFEVAHLGTLSEDIMDEALRFTRNHLESLTSGNVSSASPHILKHIQNSLYIPRYCNIEVLVAREYISYYEQEEGYNEILLKFAKLNFNFCQCHYIQEIKTLTKWWKDLDLASKLPYIRDRSVESHLGGLGPYFEPQYSLGRIIVAKTIMIIVVADDTYDAHATIPEATVLTEYFQRLNIGADDKLSGYLRIVLESVFEVMGEIEQEMSPKGRSYSVKQVLERFKIIAKAYKQLTEWARKGHVPTFDEYMKVGLVTAGMGDYAGYCFIGMEDINEKEAFEWLNSNPLLIDALNVLFRIANDVGTYETEINRGEVANGLNCYMKQYGVTKEEASRELRKMYIYNKKVVVEEFMNSHDRVPRQVLLRCLNFARLFDVIYTEGDGYSEPKGKIEHFMTSLYVHPIPLS; encoded by the exons ATGGAAGCAACAAGAATGGGTTTTGGTGGTCTTAGCgttcctctctctctcacgcCCAACCTCTCTCTCATTCCTCAGCGTTTGCTTGACAAGCACAATCTTTCCCTGAAACCGGTAAAGATACACCACTTGGTATGTGTAAGGTCTACTAAGAGTAGTGATGATCTTGAGACTAGTCGTCCTTCGACGTacttttctccttctctttggGGAGAtcactttctctctgtttcccTCGACCACGCT GAATTTGTTGAActagaaagagagattgaaactATGAAGCCGCTGGTGAAAGACATGCTCATGTCTTCTCAAAGCAGCGACAAGGAGAAGATTCGTCTCATCCATTTGCTCGTTAGCCTCGGGAGCTCTTATCATTTTGATAAGGAGATTCAAGATATCCTTAAACACAGTTTCACAAAGTTGGATGGCATAATAGTTGAGGAAGATGATTTGGAAACAATCTCCATTATGTTTGAGGTCTTTAGGCTATACGGTCATAAGATGTCTTGTG aTGCCTTTGATAGATTCAGAGGTGGAGATGGGAGGTTTAAAGAGAGTCTAGCTAAAGATGTTAGAGGAATGCTACAGTTGTTCGAAGTCGCGCATCTAGGAACACTCTCTGAAGATATAATGGATGAAGCATTGAGGTTTACGCGGAATCACTTGGAGTCTTTGACAAGTGGTAACGTATCCAGTGCAAGTCCCCACATCTTGAAGCATATACAAAACTCATTGTACATACCTCGATACTGTAACATAGAAGTACTAGTAGcaagagaatatatatcttactacgaacaagaagaaggttaCAACGAGATCCTGCTAAAGTTTGCAAAACTTAACTTCAACTTTTGCCAGTGTCATTACATCcaagaaatcaaaactctcACCAA ATGGTGGAAGGACTTAGATCTTGCATCTAAACTACCTTACATTAGGGATAGATCTGTAGAGAGCCATCTCGGGGGTCTGGGACCGTACTTCGAGCCACAGTATTCTCTTGGGAGGATCATAGTGGCTAAGACCATCATGATAATCGTTGTTGCGGATGACACATATGATGCACATGCAACTATACCCGAAGCTACGGTTCTTACGGAATATTTTCAGAG GTTGAATATTGGTGCCGATGATAAACTATCAGGCTATTTGAGAATCGTCCTCGAAAGTGTGTTTGAAGTTATGGGAGAGATTGAACAAGAAATGTCACCGAAAGGAAGATCATACAGCGTGAAACAAGTGTTGGAAAGG TTCAAGATCATTGCGAAGGCGTACAAACAGTTGACAGAGTGGGCACGGAAAGGCCACGTACCAACCTTTGATGAGTACATGAAGGTTGGATTGGTGACAGCTGGGATGGGTGATTATGCAGGATATTGCTTTATAGGAATGGAAGATATCAATGAGAAGGAAGCTTTTGAGTGGCTCAATTCCAATCCCCTACTCATCGACGCTCTGAATGTACTGTTCCGTATAGCAAATGACGTAGGAACCTACGAG ACCGAGATAAACAGAGGAGAGGTGGCTAATGGGCTCAACTGTTACATGAAACAATATGGAGTCACCAAGGAAGAAGCATCCCGTGAGTTGCGTAAAATGTacatatacaacaaaaaagtgGTTGTGGAGGAGTTCATGAACTCACATGACCGTGTACCGCGCCAGGTTCTGCTGCGATGCCTAAACTTTGCACGCCTCTTCGATGTGATATACACAGAGGGTGATGGATACAGTGAGCCCAAAGGCAAAATCGAACACTTTATGACCTCCTTGTACGTCCACCCAATACCCCTTTCATAA
- the GGPS3 gene encoding geranylgeranyl pyrophosphate synthase 3 (geranylgeranyl pyrophosphate synthase 3 (GGPS3); CONTAINS InterPro DOMAIN/s: Polyprenyl synthetase-related (InterPro:IPR017446), Terpenoid synthase (InterPro:IPR008949), Polyprenyl synthetase (InterPro:IPR000092); BEST Arabidopsis thaliana protein match is: Terpenoid synthases superfamily protein (TAIR:AT3G14530.1); Has 30201 Blast hits to 17322 proteins in 780 species: Archae - 12; Bacteria - 1396; Metazoa - 17338; Fungi - 3422; Plants - 5037; Viruses - 0; Other Eukaryotes - 2996 (source: NCBI BLink).) produces MATTVHLSSFSLFIQSRGRRDNSISSVKSLKKRTGLSPSSALTSQGGRDMIPPEGKCNDHNSAFDFKLYMIRKAESVNAALDVSVPLREPLTVQEAVRYSLLAGGKRVRPLLCIAVCELVGGDEATAMSAACAVEMIHTSSLIHDDLPCMDNADLRRGKPTNHKVYGEDMAVLAGDALLALAFEHMTFVSSGLVAPERMIRAVVELARAIGTTGLVAGQMIDLASERLNPDKVGLEHLEFIHLHKTAALLEAAAVLGVIMGGGTEEEIEKLRKYARCIGLLFQVVDDILDVTKSTEELGKTAGKDVMAGKLTYPRLIGLERSKEVAEKLRREAEEQLLGFDPSKAAPLVALASYIACRHN; encoded by the exons ATGGCTACTACTGTTCATCTCAGCTCATTCTCCCTCTTCATCCAAtccagaggaagaagagacaacTCCATATCTTCCGTCAAGAGTCTCAAAAAACGCACAGGTTTGTCTCCCTCTTCTGCCCTCACCTCACAAGGTGGCAGAGACATGATTCCACCAGAGGGAAAATGCAATGATCACAACTCTGCTTTTGATTTCAAGTTGTATATGATCCGCAAAGCCGAATCTGTAAATGCGGCTCTCGACGTTTCTGTACCGCTCCGAGAACCCCTCACTGTCCAGGAAGCCGTGCGGTACTCATTGCTAGCGGGCGGAAAACGTGTGAGGCCTCTGCTCTGCATTGCCGTCTGCGAGCTTGTGGGAGGCGACGAGGCTACTGCCATGTCAGCTGCTTGCGCGGTTGAGATGATCCACACAAGCTCTCTTATTCATGACGATCTTCCGTGCATGGACAATGCCGACCTCCGCAGAGGCAAGCCCACCAACCACAAG GTATATGGAGAAGACATGGCGGTTTTGGCAGGTGATGCACTCCTTGCATTGGCGTTTGAGCACATGACGTTTGTGTCGAGTGGGTTGGTCGCTCCCGAGAGGATGATTCGCGCGGTGGTTGAGCTGGCCAGGGCCATAGGGACTACAGGGCTAGTTGCTGGACAAATGATAGACCTAGCCAGCGAAAGACTGAATCCAGACAAGGTTGGATTGGAGCATCTAGAGTTCATCCATCTCCACAAAACGGCGGCATTGTTGGAGGCAGCGGCGGTTTTAGGGGTTATAATGGGAGGtggaacagaggaagagatcGAAAAGCTTAGAAAGTATGCTAGGTGTATTGGACTACTGTTTCAGGTGGTTGATGACATTCTCGACGTAACAAAATCTACTGAGGAATTGGGAAAGACTGCAGGAAAAGACGTAATGGCTGGAAAGCTGACGTATCCAAGGCTGATAGGTTTGGAGAGATCAAAGGAAGTTGCAGAGAAACTGAggagagaagcagaggaacAACTTCTAGGGTTTGATCCAAGTAAGGCGGCGCCTCTGGTGGCTCTTGCTAGCTACATCGCTTGCAGACACAACTGA